cattaaaatcatCTCCTAAGATGTGATTTTTTAgttgtaaaattaaattaactaaACTTCAGAAAATAAGTTCCATAAACTTAAGATATAGAGTTGAATATCTTAACAGAAAATCATTATTGACTTGCTTTACTTTCACATTTCTTTGTTATTTACCATTAAGAACTTATAGCACTATATCAGCCAGTAGAATGAGTGTACAACACTGCTCTCAGTTACACTAAAATCTATAGATCAGGGGATGAATTCAAAACTAACAGTTGTCATTATTAGAACTGTGTACATTACCAtgaaaaaatcaacaaacaaaaaagccaaactTACCATTTAGCAAGTATGTTTTCTCAAAGTATGAAAACAAGATAGTTCTGAGCAGTTTTAACTCTGTAACAATGCATCTTGTGAAGTCAGTCTGAGTGAACTTTTAGCTGTTAATTCATTCAACTCGTCCTATTAAATCAGAATGGCTCAAGTTGTCAGTGAtccaatattgaaaaaaaatcacattataagttgaattaaaaagaaattagcaAAGTCCACATATTTGCATGCACCACACaagcaaagatatgttgatttcactgcctttctgatgttttacagtGGATAAGCTTAGTTTTCAGTTCATGTTTTTGCTTATGAATATCATTATACATGGTCATATAGTCAAAGACAAGTTTGGATTATGTAGCCTAtttgtgagtttgtgttttttaacttgTGATAAGTTAAGAATTTTACAACaaaatctacattttctttctttctttctttctttctttctttctttctttctttctttctttctttctttctttctttctttctttccacaaACAAACCAGGAAGTTGGGATCGGTGACGTAAACTGCGTCATCACGCAGCCTGCGTCCTCTCAACAAACGAGGCACATTTGTTTCGGTTTGTGGAGGGTTGATGACAGAGCCGCTGAAGTTGCAGAAAGTGTAAGGATTCCATACAGAATAAAGGTTAAACTGTGGACAGACGAGGACACGGGGTGAGGACTTGTGCAGGCACGGAATCAGGAGTTTGCTGTGATTTCAGCTGCTATGTTTACCGCgggagctaacattagctgtgCAGCTAACGCTAGCCTCTCAGCAGCATCAGTTCTGCCATGCTTCTCTGCTAAGACCCTGCTGAAAAGTAACCGAAATAATTGATCTCTGCAGGTGGTATGTGGATTTTTAGAGAAGACGCAATACTTTAGTTTGTCTAGCGTTTGGTCTCCCTACATAGACGCTAACTGTGCATACAGTCTGATAATCTCTTAACTGTGTGTAACTGTGCCTGCTTTGGTAGTAACTGGTGCATTTTAATGATCAAATtgatgtttctgtttcattgtgttgtCCACCAACAATCCAAAAGGCAGAGATAATCAATTGAAAATTGCATACACACTAAAACAGTGAATCCTGACAAGCTGAACTGAATATATTGTCGTCAGTAGGATGCAATACACAGCAGACACTttacttttaaatataaaagtaaGAGATGGTTTTCATTTGCACTTAAACAAGCCTATATCTATAATATGTTACTGTTCATTGCAACTCAGCATCAAATATATAGAGAGCTGAAACACTTTGTAGATCAATCACAACAGAAGATTAATCTGCTACTATTTTAATCTATGAATAATAGTCAAtttcaagaaaataaagaataaatagtaaatgtaaaacttcaggttacgttttttggacattttgttgacttattttacaataaagaattGGCACATTAAACTGTAATGCAAACACTGATTAGCTATTTTCTTCTTATTCTATTATGTTTACACTGTCACTCTATTACACTCTACTGTAACAACTATTTGTATGTTTTGCCTTCCAaataatatttcctgtgtttttcctcccagAGTTATCAACATGGCTGCGCCCATCATCAAATCCAAACAAGCGCAGAAGGAAGTCAATGGAATTCCAACAGAAGTCGTCTGCACGGAGTTCAGTAATTACATATTCGTAGTTCTCACTCAGTACGGCAAAATTGGGACATTGATATCTGTCACACCTGACTCCAGATCTAATGATATCAGTACCCCCATCGTTCTCCACTAAAGTGCTGCTGGGCAAAGACGAGGTATGGCTGGACGAAATTGCTTAGATAAATATCGCATCAGTGTGATCTAGACTTGTTCACAGTATGTCAGAACGACTTGTTGCAACACAGGGTAACTCATTTCATGGTGTGAAAGGGCAAATGAGAATGGTTCTGAGCTGCTCTGGTAGATTGTGGAGAAATTAAATGTGTGCAGGCATGGAGTTCAGTGGTCTGTCAAAATTTACACAAGGAAACCTATTTCATCGCTGCATGAGCTTGTCATTTTCTAACAGGAAAACAACACAGGGGATGTGCCATCAATAGAATAATGGATTAATATGAAGTTTGCTTGTGAAGTTGACaagagtttttgtttgttacataaaaatacaacacttATATTCTCATTATTCATATATGAAGAATAGCTTTAGAATAAGCGAAGGGAACCAGGATAACTGCACATAGTCCTTATCTCTGTTATTGTCTAGATTACTGGATCGTACAGCTGCCAGATAACATTCTATAGCCACATGAgagatttaattaaaatggaATCGTCATATTGTAAGAGGTGCAAATGCTGCTTACTTTAGGagaactttgaaaaaaaaatgaattcgtTTTGTTATCATATGCCCCAAACAAATAATGCTCCATGACAGAAAAGGCAAATCAAATTATTTACCACATATGCAGTGGCAAGAGCACATCATTTGATTGGAAAATTTTTCTGAGTGTGACTGGAAAATAAGGTGATTCTTGCAGTCTTTGAAAACATTACTAAAATGATCTGATGTCAACTTTATGCAAAAGCATATTTGTAAATGCTAACAACTGTTGCATGTTGaacaacatttttgtgtgtgataATCTGATGTCCtatttgtgtttctattttcagCCAATGACACATGTCTGTGCCAAAAACCTGGGAATGTTTGTGTCACAAGAAGCTGGCAGCAGGCCCGTCTTACTTGGACTGGCACTGAAGGATTCCTCCATAGATGCAGTAAAACAGATTAAAGAGATCATCAAAAGTTGTCAAGTCTGGTAGGGAGTCATAGAAACGGACTTGAAGCCTGTAGATTTGGTGGAATACTGATCATCTAGATACCCCcgtgtcacatttttcctctgcTTCTATTTTGACCAAAACCCTTCCCTAAAACTAATCTGTAATTTCAAAATTATAGGCTAGTGCTCCAAGATAGAAGTGTATGGATCCAAATGTAATTCCTTTGACCCTTTTTATTTGTTGAGAAAGTACAAGATGTCTTCTGGAAAACATGCTGGAGACTTCATGTATTTGTAAAGGATTTCCTGCATCCCACCATCCTctcaaagactgaaaaatgtgtGTCCTCGGTTAACACtgtataaaatatgtattgGCGATGCAGTTTTTGGTAATGTTTCATACTgctcattattttttgtgttttagaatGCAAACATTGAAATAAATTCTTAAAGGACACCATGTATGGGTCACTtctgaaacctttttttttctacttaaaaaaaaatccagctaaCCCATCTCTGCCCCAGCGATGGATAGTTTGGGTATAGCATTGAATACAGATTTAAGTATCACAAATAATCCCATCAAACTCTAGGCCGTTCTAGACTTGGAAAAGCctttgctttatttaattttatcataGCTCTTTTACACAAGCAACAATACAGTTGAACAGTGAATTAGtcttttcagcacattttagaGCAATATATTGTGTAGTAGCAGTTTTCATCACAGCTCTTTTATCACTCTGAGAGAAAAGGCAGAATTAAAGGTCAGCActagtatatgtgtgtgtgtgtgtgtgtgtgtgtgtgtgtgtgtgtgtgtctgtgtttcagcTTTGCAGAATGTTGCTGCATATCATCCTCAGAACTTTGTACTTTTGTAAGATTAAATACATTTCCATCATGTATGATtaatttggatttatttttcccAGTGAAATTAAAGATCTGTATTCTGATAAGGGCCTTGGAATGCAAAGCAGATTTAGTTTGTTAATTTTTTCCTAGAGCGTCAAGCGACTGGAGCATAAATTTCAGACTTGTAAAAAAccttcattttcagtcaatacaaatattttctcaattaattaGTTCTGCCtataaaatagcagaaaatactGAGAGATGTTGCAGATGATGCCCTTTGATGTCCTGTCCTGGATCAGCAATTCAAAACCACCAAATATTCAGATTAATATCAGAGGAAGACGAGCAGAAAACACTTGTCAAGCTGGAAATTTggactatatattttttttttttaaataatggctGACTATGTTCTTACAAACAACTCAGCTCTTATAAGTATACATCTAATGCACAAATACTCCGTAGATCTTTAATACGCTGTTTATGATAGATCCCTGTTACCCACTTAGAGCTTTTGTAATCTgttattgtgatattttatttacttcatttaTTAGATTGCTGAGTTTACAAACTTTCGTGGATTGTTTGCTGTTGTGATAAATATCAAtaatattgtgaaaaaaaaaaagaatggatTAAATACAATAGTTGAATGTCAGTTACGACATTTTATAATGATCCCTGTTACCCACCTGGAGTTTATGTAACCTGTCAGGATGGTGTTTTATTGCTATgcttgatttgttttatttgattccAGAGTTCAAAATGTTTCCGGTCTTGTTTGCTGTCGTgataaatataagtagaaaaaaaatatttaagaaggAATGAAAGCAATAGTTGAATGTCAGTTAATACAGACCATGATAATTTCTGTTACCCAATTAGAGTTGATGTAATCTGTCAttatagtattttattattatgcttgatttgttttatttgattccAGAGTTCAAAAtctttcctgtcttgtttgctgttgtgataaatctgactaaaaaaagttgggggaaaaaaagcaatcatAAAATGTCAGTGACAGTTGAGGATGAACGCAATCTTTCCGTCATGTGTCAACGTGATGACGACATACGTGGCGCTGAAGCCACGTGACTCCTTCACCTGTGCCCAACCTGTTTATCTCCGCTGCTCCACCGCGTCGCCGCTCAACGAGGCATTCAAACTGTTTCCACTGAGAGTTTGCCATTTTTCGCTTGTTTTTCAGAGTAAACGACACCATCTGTGGCggcttttggatgttttcttgtCGCTTTTGCTCGACTTTTTTGCTCGCTGACTGTGCGGACTTTGACCTCGGTGAGGCACCTGTCTCAAACAAGGAAGTCTAGCCTGTTGAGTCGGATGAAGTCGACGGGCCGTTTGTAAATGGCATTAAATGGACACTTTGCGTTATTCTGAAAGGTGTCTTTTATTCTTAATGTTTATCCCGTAACGTTGGTTTGTGGACTGTTTGTGTACAGTGTCGTTTAAACGGGATAAAGCTGCTTCCTCTTTCCACTTTACAAGGTGAGCCGCTTGTTGACTGTAAAGATCATTTGAATGATAGTAAGAAAAATATGTCTCTTCCTTTCAATAGAAGAAGCGCTTGTGTGaattcattgttattattatagtttagttttatttttatttcatttattgacaaatgaaaaaaaacaattcaatacaaaaacaaaagtttctaAACTTCTGAAGGAAAAGGAGCAGAAAGCAGAATAAACTTATGCAATCTGCCCGTTTTAATCAGTCAGTTTACaatgagcattaaaaacaagcaaaaaaattacTGTCTGAGCCTGCACAGCAGctaaatttttttgtcattaattttatactgataattttttatttttttttttaatcattaaacaCTGCATTTTTTCTTGTGCATATTAACATCCAGTCGACCGCACAGAAGGAAGTGCTGCTACATTTTCCCTGAATGCCTCCCCCtgacttctaatgttttctttctgtttcagatGAACATTTCTCCGGAAGACATGGATTCATCGGCCGAAAATAATTCCATTGTGCACCTGGCTGCACCAATTCTCCCAGACAAGTCAGACATCTCCAATATGACCATTATCCGGACAAGCAACGGTTCCATTATCGAGGATGAGATGTTTTTAAACACAGTGGCTGCTCAGGCCCTCTCAGGGATATTTGTCTGGTCTGCCTTGCTCATAACATGCCACCAGGTGAGTTTATAGCATTTCACAGAAGGCTCGCATATGAACAATGAAGCCCGAAGAGCTGCAAATCATTGCATATAGCACCAGTGAGTAACACAGCCTCAAAGCGCTGCAATCTCGGTGATGTAAATGTGTAATCAGAGATGGTTTGGGACCAACAGATTGCACCTCCCTTGCCAGAGGACAGAAACATATTCTTATATCCATAAAGGCTTATTACTTTACAGCTCCAGTGCACTGAATTCAGCGTCTCAGCTTCTTATTCTCATACCCATTCTGACACTTTGTTCAGTTTGaaagtttttctcctttttccagGCAGGTTTTAATGTCCCTGCCTCGTTTACATTTCCCTCACTTCATTGTGGGAATGTCTTACTTGCTTAATATCTGattaaaattgacaaaaaaatccccccttGCTGATTATAGGACAATAAATACACAGGAAGAAGTAAATGGCTCAACACAGACCACCTTTACCCAAAAACTATTTCCTCGCGGTTGTAAATAAGCATTTCCTCTTGTGTGGGCGAGTTACCTCCTGTGCAGAGATGATAGCTTATCATTATGGTTTTTATCATTTGCAGAGAATGCAGAAGGGTGCTGTGTATTATCAGCAGGGAAATCAATTGATATTGAGATAACATTTACGGCCTTATAAAGGATGAGGCTGTTTTCTTGTTCGCtgtggttttcatgttgtgtaACTGCAAGAGTTCCAGATTgagttaattattttacaaaccaAATACTGACTGTGTGGCCATCTTTCAGCTGGATTTTATAGCCACATTTACGTTAACACAGCCATCTGATTTACCATTGTGTGGTGTAATTAATTAAAGAGTTGTTGTTTGTGTACTTTAGGAAGCCTTTTGACACGCACTCACAGTGCATCAACGTGTTGCATGCAGTGATCCAAAAACAATCTTCGTATTGGGAGTTGTGACTCAATATCCAGCAAATTGGTTTCTATCTTTTTTAATATAGTACGTGTTTGGCCCAAACACTTGCCAGCAAGACATTTTAATTGAACAAATAAATAGCAAGTGTTCCGCTGGGAGAGTGGAGCAGGTTTCCAACAGGCATCTTTCTGTCACACTGGGAGAATGAAATGGTCTGCAGGACTAGTGTTGCAATGCTGCTGGTGTTTCATCTGAGCTGGCTCTAGAGGATTGCTATAGACTTTTAAACTCACATTCTGAATACCAAACACCAATAGACAATGACCTTAGATCCTCTTTGCTGTAATGTTGCCGGTGCTTTTTGCGCTAGTAATCAGTGGagtgtggttcatttttctctgtggtGGGCTTATTGGTCCCTGTGCAACTTTAAGCATTTGGGATTAAGAGCAGCAGACCAGACTTATCTCCTACCTTTCAACTGTATTACGTTTTGCAAATGGCACCGGTGTTAAGTTATAATACGTAGATTCACCTCtgttttttgcttatttatgtctTCACATTCATGATTGCCTTTGTCCTTAAATCTAGTGTCGGGGcacaaactgcagaaataaGTCTCAGTGAGCTTTACTTGGGTGTTTATTCAGCATACAAATATGAATTCCTATCAGGAAAGACATAGGGTTTTTCGCTGTTTTCAAGCAAATGGAGAGCATCAATCTCCATTCTGCTTCACTTCACATGTAGAGATGGCCAAATGCATCCCACCCCCACCCTCACAGTAATCAGGCTTTAATGTGCAGCCTCTAATGGGCATTTAATCAAGCTGCATGTGTCGAGTACAGACTCTGGACGTTGAGCAGTCATTTAAAAGCAttcaaaatttacaaaacaccACGGATGGTAAGTTTAACGTTAAAATTCGGCAAAATATCACCAAGAAAACATCATTCTAATAACTGCTTGTGGTTAAAATACCTACAAAATGGTTGGAACTTTCAGAGGTTTTAAAGTAATTATatgttttttacatatttccCAAAGCACAGCAAAACACATTGTCACTAAATAGAGCTGGGATATTTCATGAACACCAGTAGAGTCAATGTAGTGGCCATCTTTTGAGCTTTGAGTGAATTTGGGGTTGAATAACAACCAAATGGGATGTTTTGCATGAAGGTATGGCCAAATCTATATGGAAAAAGTACTTAAGATTGTCTAGTGGAATATGTTTTCAAGTTGAAGTTGAAATTCGAGCTACAGCTAatggttatttttcatttttttactaaaatgtcagaaaaccaGTAGATATTCAAGTTACAACCACATAGGTTGatttaaaaagcagcacattttcacatttgaacacctgaaagaaaaagaatattaaacatattGCGTGAAGTAAGGCCTGAACAGTTTTCCAAAGTATTAGACAAAAAGCCTGTCTAATTTTATTCTGCCTTAGATGACattgcagttttacaaattgtAATTACAGTGAGTTGGTTGTTGGATGAGGTACAATTTGAATATTGAAgtgatgttgtttttattttatatctcATCAGAGAGTTATGGTTATTAGTCGACAGTGTTTCAAGCTCAGTGTGAATTACTTGGATTGCCCCTCACAAACAATTAGTTGACTAATGAGTCATAAGCAGCTTGGTCGACTGAGAAACTTTCAGTTGGCTAGTCCTTTTTAAATGGTCTTTTTATGAAGAGTGAGTCATGAGTTATTATGAGAAAACGTTTGCCATCGTCTCTGGCACCACAATAATATTCCCCTAATATGCTTTGGTCTTTAATAAGCGCTACATTTTAAGAGCTTTTTCTGCACGACTGCATTCATCTTCAGAGGGACAATAATGTCGGAGAGacagtttgacagatttttcaattaaatctgcTAATTGTTTAGTTGAAGAGATCCTATGAGTATCAGTCAAAGAAGAATGGATTTGATGGTAGATTGTATTTGCAGTGACATAAAACTATTGCATTATTTCTCTTTCATATTTCCCAACAGCCTTGTTGTTGGTTTCTTCATTTTGGTGCCATTAGCCACAGTAGTCATGTGGTCCACGTTACATCACCTGAAAGAAAACAATCTAACTGAACTCTCCTCATACTGTTCAAGGCTTATCTCAGTCTGCAGACATACAGATCATACTGTACATACTTCATATGCTTGATGGtcagaatggaaaaaaacagtcatttatgTCAGCTTCATGAACAATTGTACCTTTTCAGAGTAATTCATTAATGTTACTCATCATGACTGGTGTAAGAATCTATATTGTCAAGCCAATTCAGGTCTAAAAATGATGAACACTGGATTATCTGCCGTTAGTTGTGTGTGTTCCCCTAAAGGTTGCCAGCTGCACTGCATTATGTTTGTAGAGGCCATATGAGGCCATGTGGaagagttgtgtgtgtgcattaaatCTAAAGGTTAAGACCTTTATCGTCTCTGTGAAACAAAGTTTATTTACTGATCTCATTATCTGCTTCTGTATGTGAAGTCGGCGCTGCACAATATAAGGTGGTGGTCAGTAAGTTTGAAGCACTAATGTTCTGGGAGGTCATTAAAATGGGAGTTGTTTAATCTCTTATTCTACAAAACCTCTTTGCTGCATTTCAAAGTGGCAGACAGAACAAGTCGGTACAAGATAAAATGTGGCCGTAAATAATTCCAGCCAGATTTAAAGTTGGGTGTTCAGTGTTCACGGTCTTGTGCTTTATACATCACTTCAGTGCTTTAGGAACTAACTTAGTTATTACTGctactttttccttcttttaccAAAAGTGTCTCATAAACTGAGGACTATTGATacttaaaaatgaccaaataagcTACAAATCTTAAAGCCATGTAATAATGGTGGTAAGTTGTTTCATGTTGGTTATCACCATACAGTTGCAAACCCACTGTGAACCTTTTAGTCACATCGTTTGCTGTGATATGTGGTCATAAATTAGATCTGCTCTTCATCTAAGTCCCAGCCATAGACAAACACAGTGTGGTTGAGCAAGTAACTCAAGTGTTTATAATTTATAGCTCAGTTTGTGCTTTTGAAGCTGGGCGCCCACCTTTAGGGAGCCCCGCCACAGCACTAAATCATCTCCATTTATAGACCTGTCTAACCATCGTCTGATCAGTATATAAACTCTAAGGTTACTTTGTAAACCTTCCCTGCTTTATGCAATTGCTGTTCTTGAACACAAGTCTACTGAATGTCTTTTTTAATCAGCAGATTATTCTTGTTAGCcaagttttttgtttatttttttattctaagtTGCTGCAACCCACACCCACAAGTGTGCTAACTGCAATATGTTTATGCATATGCCATTATCCTACACTGTCAGTGCTTGAATGATGTATTCAATCTTGACTTCAGTCCTTTTTACTCAGCATCTTTGCTCATAGTTGTAActtattttcagacaaattCATTCATAGATGCAGATAATTCCAAAGGATTCACATGTACTTCTGTTGTCTTTGTAACAGAATTATTGGGatgtaaaattacaaagatGCAAACCCTCAAATTTAGAGCTTAAATGATTCACTGATTAATCAATCGTTGATTTAGAGAGGGTTTGAAAAGCAATTAACTAAAATGTCTTGTCCTGTATATTCTAGTTGTAGATCTGAAAATGGAGgattttcttcttcatggctgtttTATATCAATGCAAACTAAATATCAGTCATTTGGATCAGTTTGTAATGTGCACTGTTAATTTGAAGATGTTACCTTGGGTGGTGGGAAATTGAAATGGCTTTTTATTGACTTCTCAGATAACACATTAAGTTAATGatttataatgaaaataatcgtgcAGCCTTCTCAAAGTTAGTTAATGTCTGTGAGCTGTTGTTTTGTTACACAGTAAAAGCAGGCTACTTTTGTGTTGTGTAACATGAAGGTTACATTACATAATTTAACTCTGATATGTCATTAGCAGAAATTAGGTTTCTAAGTTATTTAAGTCATAACCCTGCTCTATTATTCCATAACAATACTCAataaggtcatttttttgtctttttcgcTGATGGTTTTTGTGCTTTGTCcatgttttcattgtagatCTATACACACCTTCGATCCTACACCGTCCCTAATGAGCAGCGCTACATCATCCGCATCCTGTTTATTGTGCCAGTTTATGCCTTTGATTCTTGGCTCAGCCTCCTCTTCATCAGCAACAACCAGTATTACGTCTATTTTGATTCTGTTCGGGACTGCTACGAAGGTAAGTATCTGAAGCTCTAAATATTCTTCCTGATAACGTCCTTTCTGAGCCGCCACCGCTGTTTTCCTGCCTTCATATGCTAGATGGCTGCCAGGAAGGGGAAACCAAAAAAGTGACCAAACTAGTTTTTCTCACCAGTCATTGTGTTCATGTAGGTAGCCCTCATTATTGGAGGTGTTACATTTCTAGAAgcatccattttcttttttttttcttttccttaaacaattgtttattgtgtttgtggaaCAGAACTTAGGATGATTTTAAGATTTGTTGAGCAGTTTTCAATATTCAAACATAATGCAGATCCTGTTCTCTAGATTGCAGTTTAATTGCCTTTGTACATTGCAACAATAATTACACACTGAAGTTTGAAGACTAACGCACTTCACTAATGGCAAAGGTGAATCATATGAAAAATGGATTACAAGTAATTTGGGGGAAAAATAGGAAATACATTATTCAGGAGATTAGGTTCCAGTTTGCAGGCCAATTTTGTGGCTGATTAATAGTGCAGTGCATCAGAAAGAAGTGGAGGCTAGAATACCACCAGCGGCTACGGCTAAAACATAATGAACCTTCTCTTGACTGGACACCATCTGCATTAGCTTCATTTAATCCCTCCTTAAATAGCAACAAAGGATTAGGAAGGGATTTCCAAGACACAGAACCCTTGGAAGCTTCTTAATGTAAGGACTGAAACAGTTATTGTTCCAAAATGTAGgactaattattttttatcatgtggAAGTTTCTTTCCTCTTAAATAATTTGACCTTGTCAGTGGAGTTATACTTGAAGGGGATGAGAAATTATTCTACAGTTAAAATCAAGCCATGAAATCTGTTTGATATtgggtttaaaagaaaaaaaaaagaaataacccTTCTCTTTGTGTTACAGCTTTTGTCATTTACAATTTCCTGAGCCTGTCCTTTGAGTATCTGGGAGGAGAGAGTGCAATCATGTCAGAGATCCGAGGGAAGCCCATCCAGTGAGTGCTCTCTGTTGGTTGTACATGTGCATGCTGGACTAAAAgagttctgttaaataaaatgttcactCCGAAGTATAAAACATTTTAGCCTGACCAGGGTAACTGTGGTATAGTTTTGCCTCTATGTTTATGATCATAAAAGGTACAAGGTGCATTTTCTGGCCTTGAATTAGCACTCGGTTTGAACACCACAGTAAAAGTGGTGCCAATAAACAACCGCATTGGTCATAGGTGACCGTCCTCCTCTATATCTGAGCTTTTGATCAATCTTTATAGACTGTGTTTTATGGCTGACTCAGCCACAAGGCAGCAGCTCTTTGCCTCCTTCATGAGTCAGTACAGACATTAATGTTGAGTCGTGATGAACGACGGTACGGCTTGACACCAGCAAGTGGAAACAAGATGCACAGTGTGTACATCTTATTTGTAAAAGGTTCACTTTGCTTTTATAGATCCTTTTGGATTCCCACTGACATCAGATAATGTTGCTCTTAAGTCAGAGAGAAATTTTCAGCGAGCGATTTTTGAGGAAAGGTGTGGTCTCTTCAAGTTGTAGCATATTTCATAGATTATGTTTTAATTAACAGCATGGCAGATAAATTCATCatgttgtttatgtgtttacgcaaaattacaacataatCTACTTGTTATCATGTTGGAAAATCGATAGTAACACATTGAACCCAGTCATGTTCTAATGTAAATCAATAGTCGATTAAGTTTAATACGTCCGTCTCAtgaataaactacattaaatgtGAAGTGATTCAAAATGACACCTCAGATACAGACCAGGTTTGTAGGAAGCAAAGCAGGGAATAGCAAGGACTATTT
This portion of the Amphiprion ocellaris isolate individual 3 ecotype Okinawa chromosome 19, ASM2253959v1, whole genome shotgun sequence genome encodes:
- the LOC129347504 gene encoding LOW QUALITY PROTEIN: proteasome assembly chaperone 3-like (The sequence of the model RefSeq protein was modified relative to this genomic sequence to represent the inferred CDS: deleted 1 base in 1 codon); the protein is MTEPLKLQKVVINMAAPIIKSKQAQKEVNGIPTEVVCTEFSNYIFVVLTQYGKIGTLISVTPDSRSNDISTPIVSTKVLLGKDEPMTHVCAKNLGMFVSQEAGSRPVLLGLALKDSSIDAVKQIKEIIKSCQVW
- the LOC129347503 gene encoding transmembrane protein 184B-like codes for the protein MNISPEDMDSSAENNSIVHLAAPILPDKSDISNMTIIRTSNGSIIEDEMFLNTVAAQALSGIFVWSALLITCHQIYTHLRSYTVPNEQRYIIRILFIVPVYAFDSWLSLLFISNNQYYVYFDSVRDCYEAFVIYNFLSLSFEYLGGESAIMSEIRGKPIQ